The proteins below are encoded in one region of Clostridium estertheticum:
- a CDS encoding class I SAM-dependent methyltransferase gives MKSNKDVFKENSKINFNKQAESYDESHDGKFVAPMYNEIISRIMLIKPEKLLDVGCGTGNVLMKLVGNNIELYGLDLSEKMIEVAQKNLDNRAELRVGDSECMPWGNNTFDVIVCNASFHHYPNPEKTLLEMKRILKFNGTLIIGDPTSPVVIRKILNLYCKRSSSGDYKIYCKKEIEKLLIKCGFKPSNFKKINNKSFAINANIKK, from the coding sequence ATGAAAAGTAATAAAGATGTTTTTAAAGAGAATTCAAAAATAAATTTTAATAAACAAGCTGAATCTTACGATGAGAGTCACGATGGGAAATTTGTAGCTCCGATGTATAATGAAATTATTAGCAGAATAATGCTTATTAAGCCTGAAAAATTATTAGATGTTGGATGTGGCACCGGAAATGTATTGATGAAATTAGTTGGAAATAATATAGAATTATATGGATTAGATCTTTCAGAAAAAATGATTGAGGTTGCCCAAAAAAATCTTGATAATAGAGCTGAATTAAGAGTTGGTGATTCAGAATGTATGCCTTGGGGAAATAATACTTTTGATGTAATTGTATGCAATGCATCATTTCATCATTATCCAAACCCAGAAAAGACACTATTAGAGATGAAAAGAATATTAAAATTTAATGGAACATTAATTATTGGAGATCCAACTTCACCAGTAGTTATTAGAAAAATATTAAATTTATATTGTAAAAGAAGTAGTAGTGGCGATTATAAAATATATTGCAAGAAAGAAATTGAGAAACTTTTGATAAAGTGTGGATTTAAGCCATCTAACTTTAAAAAAATAAATAATAAAAGTTTTGCTATTAATGCTAATATAAAAAAATAA
- a CDS encoding MarR family winged helix-turn-helix transcriptional regulator produces MDQEYKRQVDELNKLWHFMIVSSNYKDIESKFLRIQGLRNNELTILRIISEKENVIIKDILEVLNVPKSTLTSMIDRLEKRNLIIRTLSNKDRRSYKLELTKEGNMAQEEHSKFEEEVYGKIMISLDTYEDRENLLKLIRKMAYNISN; encoded by the coding sequence ATGGATCAAGAATATAAAAGGCAAGTAGATGAATTAAATAAATTATGGCATTTTATGATAGTATCATCTAATTATAAGGATATAGAATCAAAGTTTTTGAGAATACAAGGACTAAGAAATAATGAACTTACAATACTAAGAATTATTTCTGAAAAAGAAAATGTTATTATAAAAGATATATTAGAAGTCTTAAATGTACCTAAAAGTACATTAACTAGCATGATTGATAGATTAGAAAAGCGCAATCTTATTATTAGAACTCTTAGTAATAAGGATAGACGATCCTATAAGTTAGAACTTACTAAGGAGGGTAATATGGCCCAAGAGGAACATAGTAAATTTGAGGAAGAAGTTTACGGGAAAATAATGATTTCTTTAGATACTTATGAGGATAGAGAAAATTTATTAAAACTTATAAGAAAAATGGCATACAATATTTCTAACTAA
- a CDS encoding DJ-1/PfpI family protein: MKKILCFISDEFADFEITLVLHKIRNVGKRHIVTVGYNHKLVVSESGLCYKPDLTLNEVIKLDDVEGLIIPGGPIRNQQEELTKLILKLDQEKRMIAAICNGSQYLGRAGILNKCKFTTSCSLERIEALGVVDPFPRENYEDSRVVTDKNIITAKGRAFVDFSFAVFDYLNIYEGQYTEKEKLFIDIMNR, encoded by the coding sequence ATGAAAAAAATTCTTTGTTTTATTTCAGATGAATTTGCAGATTTTGAGATTACATTAGTGCTCCATAAAATTAGAAATGTCGGTAAAAGGCACATAGTCACAGTTGGATATAATCATAAATTAGTTGTTAGTGAATCGGGGCTTTGTTACAAACCTGATTTAACATTGAATGAGGTAATAAAACTTGATGATGTTGAAGGGCTTATTATACCTGGAGGTCCAATCCGTAATCAACAGGAAGAACTTACTAAACTAATTCTTAAGCTTGATCAAGAAAAAAGAATGATTGCAGCCATATGTAATGGTTCACAATATCTTGGAAGAGCTGGTATATTAAATAAATGTAAATTTACCACTTCTTGTTCATTAGAAAGAATTGAAGCGCTTGGTGTAGTGGACCCATTTCCACGTGAAAACTATGAAGATAGTAGGGTGGTAACAGACAAGAATATTATAACGGCCAAAGGACGTGCATTTGTAGATTTTTCTTTTGCTGTATTTGATTATTTAAATATTTATGAAGGACAGTACACAGAAAAGGAAAAGTTGTTTATAGATATAATGAATAGATAG
- a CDS encoding ACT domain-containing protein: MSEKILTMRLLNEKFAVCRLNKNESMPKWVKNSSFYSITKTSDELSIVCSQDSIPSNIKCEKNWRILKVEGPLDFSLIGIISSISTILALKRISIFAVSTYDTDYILVKNKDIDNTILALSNERYEIINQENLL; the protein is encoded by the coding sequence ATGTCAGAAAAAATATTAACAATGAGATTATTAAACGAAAAATTTGCTGTTTGTAGATTAAATAAAAATGAGTCAATGCCTAAATGGGTAAAAAACAGCAGTTTTTATTCTATAACAAAAACATCAGATGAATTATCAATTGTATGCTCTCAAGATAGTATACCGAGTAATATAAAGTGTGAAAAAAATTGGAGGATTTTAAAAGTTGAGGGACCATTAGATTTTTCGCTAATTGGTATTATTTCATCAATTAGTACTATATTGGCACTAAAAAGAATTAGTATTTTTGCTGTTTCCACCTATGATACAGATTATATACTTGTTAAAAATAAAGATATAGATAATACCATATTGGCATTATCAAATGAAAGATATGAAATTATAAATCAAGAAAATTTGTTATAG
- a CDS encoding phosphoglycerate mutase family protein yields the protein MNIGLIRHFKVNCSTKMFMTSADFKQWVKQYDNSDVIENKFKIGDIKWDKCFSSDLSRAIKTSQSIFKGEIIKTKLLREVPIAPIFNTNIKIPYIFWCISGRFAWFFQCKSQIEKKKDTQKRVNEFLDSIKDESSNNILIVCHGFFMNTLQKELKSRGVTGRTIRTPKNGTLYLYKK from the coding sequence ATGAATATAGGATTAATTAGACATTTTAAAGTTAATTGTTCTACAAAGATGTTTATGACATCTGCTGATTTTAAGCAATGGGTAAAACAATATGATAACAGTGATGTTATAGAAAATAAATTTAAAATAGGAGATATAAAATGGGATAAATGTTTTTCAAGTGATTTATCAAGAGCCATTAAAACTTCTCAATCTATTTTCAAAGGTGAAATAATTAAAACTAAATTATTAAGAGAAGTTCCTATAGCACCAATATTTAATACTAATATAAAAATTCCTTATATATTTTGGTGTATAAGTGGGAGATTTGCCTGGTTTTTTCAGTGCAAATCTCAAATAGAGAAGAAAAAAGATACCCAAAAACGTGTGAATGAGTTTTTGGATAGTATAAAGGATGAATCAAGTAATAATATATTAATTGTTTGTCATGGTTTCTTTATGAATACATTACAAAAGGAACTTAAAAGTAGGGGCGTTACTGGACGAACTATAAGAACACCTAAAAATGGTACATTGTATTTATATAAAAAATAG